Below is a window of Pseudarthrobacter equi DNA.
GCCACCGGAACCGTACTGAAGAACGCGGGGAGGCCGTCCTTGATGATTCCGCCGCTGATCCAGCCCCGGATGCCAGCCACCCGCCGCGCATTGAGGTCCCAGAAGACGGTGAGCAGCCCGAAGCCCGCCAGGAAGAACAGGCCGGACCACTTGGTGCCGACGGCCAGGCCAAGGCAGACGCCGGCGCTGATGCGCCACCAGCGGACGCCAAGCCACGGGCCGGACAGCAGTTCTGCCACCGGCGGACGTCCGCCGTTGCGTGCCGCGGCAGCGGCCAGCCGGGCAGCGAGCCTCCGCCGGCCATCGTCCCGGTCCATCAGGAGCGCCCCGAATGCCGCCAGGATCCAGAACATCAGGAAGATGTCCAGCAGTGAGGTGCGTGACATCACCAAGTGGTGTCCGTCCACCGCCAGCAGCAGGCCGGCGGCTCCGGCCAGAGGGAGTGACCTGAAGAGCTTGAGGGCGATGAGGGAGACCAGCAGCACCGAGAGGGTTCCGGTGAGGGCCGCCGCGAAGCGCCAGCCGAAGGGGTTGTCCGAGCCGAAAAGCGCCATTCCGGCGGCGATCATCCACTTGCCTACCGGCGGATGGACAACGTATTCGGGGGAGTTCAACAGGACATCCGGGTTGCCGGCATTAAAGGAGTCGTTCGCCTTGTCCGGCCAGCTGCGCTCGTAGCCGCTGATGAGGTAGGAGTAGGCGTCCTTGACGTAGTACGTCTCGTCGAAGACCAGCTTGTGCGGGGCGTCCAGGCGGAAGAAGCGGAGGATTCCCGCCACCACCGCCGTGAAGACGGGCACCAGGACGAACCAGATCCGCAGCGATGGCGGGTACTCCCGCCATGACCGGACATTGCCCAGCAGCCGCGCCCGGAGCCCGTCGGCGCTGAAGGCCTCCGCCGGACGGACCACCCACGGCCGGGACCTGCCGCGGCCGGACCGGAGCGGACCTTGTTCACCAACCCCTGAAAGGGTGCCTGCAGACGCCGCGGGAGCGGGTTGTCCGGCTCCGGATTCTCCGGCTCCGGGCCGCCGCGTCGAGGTCTGCGTCACGAGCCCCATGCTACCTTTTGCGGCTGGCAGTCCTTCCCAGCAGTAGGCTGGTGGCGTGGATTCTTCCCCCAACACCTCACCAGCCGCCAGCCCTGCTGCCCCAGGGCGCATCGTCCTTGCCGCCACGCCCATCGGAAATGTCGGCGACGCCTCCGCGCGCCTGGTTGAGCTCCTGGGGACAGCGGACATTGTTGCCGCGGAGGACACCCGCCGGCTGCACCGCCTGGTC
It encodes the following:
- a CDS encoding dolichyl-phosphate-mannose--protein mannosyltransferase; translation: MGLVTQTSTRRPGAGESGAGQPAPAASAGTLSGVGEQGPLRSGRGRSRPWVVRPAEAFSADGLRARLLGNVRSWREYPPSLRIWFVLVPVFTAVVAGILRFFRLDAPHKLVFDETYYVKDAYSYLISGYERSWPDKANDSFNAGNPDVLLNSPEYVVHPPVGKWMIAAGMALFGSDNPFGWRFAAALTGTLSVLLVSLIALKLFRSLPLAGAAGLLLAVDGHHLVMSRTSLLDIFLMFWILAAFGALLMDRDDGRRRLAARLAAAAARNGGRPPVAELLSGPWLGVRWWRISAGVCLGLAVGTKWSGLFFLAGFGLLTVFWDLNARRVAGIRGWISGGIIKDGLPAFFSTVPVAAVVYSLTWIGWFRSDNGYFRHWAENNPSATWGWLPDAVRSLAHYHQEAYTFHQGLSSEHPYEASAWSWLVLGRPTSFFYESPQQGTPGCDVAKCTSAILSVGNPLIWWAAAISLVVLLFWWAGRRDWRAGAILAGVAAGYLPWFMYPDRTMFYFYAVSFEPFLVLALAYCLGLVLGRASDPPWRRRSGLYLVVLFVAAAIMLSAFFYPVWAAEVIPYDAWRVRMWMPSWI